A genome region from Brassica oleracea var. oleracea cultivar TO1000 chromosome C2, BOL, whole genome shotgun sequence includes the following:
- the LOC106325449 gene encoding zinc finger protein JACKDAW-like has protein sequence MHMIPGDPFSVSSSMGGFVHQEQHLHHLQQHMPDINPNSNPNPDAKPNSSSAKKKRNQPGTPDPDADVIALSPTTLMATNRFVCEICNKGFQRDQNLQLHRRGHNLPWKLKQRSNKEVIKKKVYICPIKTCVHHDASRALGDLTGIKKHYSRKHGEKKFKCEKCSKKYAVQSDWKAHAKTCGTREYKCDCGTLFSRKDSFITHRAFCDALTEEGARMSSLSHPLISTTTNLNFGNDSHVMNNPNLPHGFVHRGVHHPDINAAISQFGLGFGHDLNAMHAQGLSEMVQMAPAGSHHLFPDFSGQHHNQQFQITMTSTNPNLTLSSSQQTSASLPSLQQQHQNLKDTSFSPIFSSSSECKQNKSLSPMSATALLQKAAQMGSTRSNSTNAPSIFAGATMTSSSSAASHPPPRSSSPMMIQQQLNNNFNTNVSRENQNLAPPNSGVTTSSVAKNNQFQTNGSGLNPAQQMGLTRDFLGVSNEHHPHRTGHRPSQELARFSPLG, from the exons ATGCATATGATTCCAGGAGATCCGTTTTCTGTATCATCTTCCATGGGAGGGTTTGTCCATCAAGAACAGCACCTTCATCATCTTCAGCAGCATATGCCTGACATTAATCCTAATTCTAACCCAAACCCTGATGCTAAACCAAATTCGTCATCAGCCAAGAAGAAGAGAAATCAACCTGGCACCCCAG ATCCAGATGCGGATGTCATCGCTCTATCGCCAACAACCCTCATGGCGACAAACAGATTCGTCTGCGAGATCTGCAACAAAGGGTTTCAAAGGGACCAAAACTTACAACTCCATCGCCGTGGCCACAACCTTCCATGGAAGCTGAAGCAACGGTCCAACAAAGAGGTGATAAAGAAGAAAGTATACATATGTCCTATCAAAACTTGTGTTCACCATGATGCCTCTAGAGCCCTTGGTGACCTCACTGGGATAAAGAAACACTATAGCCGCAAGCATGGCGAAAAGAAGTTTAAGTGCGAAAAATGTTCTAAGAAATATGCTGTTCAATCTGATTGGAAGGCTCATGCCAAAACTTGTGGCACTCGTGAGTATAAGTGCGACTGTGGCACGTTGTTCTCCAG GAAAGATAGTTTCATCACGCATAGAGCGTTCTGCGACGCATTGACAGAAGAAGGTGCGAGAATGAGTTCACTTAGTCATCCGCTGATCTCTACTACAACAAATCTTAATTTTGGAAATGATTCACATGTTATGAATAATCCAAACCTTCCTCATGGATTTGTCCACCGAGGAGTTCATCATCCCGACATTAACGCTGCTATCTCTCAATTCGGTTTAGGGTTCGGACATGACCTAAATGCAATGCATGCACAAG GTTTATCCGAGATGGTGCAAATGGCCCCCGCCGGGAGCCACCACCTCTTCCCTGATTTCTCCGGCCAACACCACAACCAACAATTCCAAATTACCATGACTTCCACAAACCCTAATCTCACGTTATCATCATCACAACAAACCTCAGCTTCACTCCCATCACTACAACAACAACACCAAAACCTGAAAGACACTTCTTTCTCCCCAATCTTCTCCTCCTCCTCCGAATGCAAACAAAACAAGTCTCTCTCTCCAATGTCTGCCACTGCACTCTTACAAAAAGCTGCACAAATGGGATCCACTAGAAGCAACTCTACCAACGCTCCTTCCATCTTCGCTGGCGCAACAATGACTTCATCTTCATCCGCCGCTTCTCATCCTCCTCCTCGTTCATCTTCTCCAATGATGATCCAACAACAACTCAACAACAACTTCAACACCAATGTCTCAAGGGAGAACCAGAATCTTGCTCCTCCTAATAGTGGTGTAACCACGAGTAGTGTGGCTAAAAATAATCAATTTCAAACAAATGGGTCAGGTCTAAACCCGGCTCAACAGATGGGGTTGACCCGGGACTTTCTTGGAGTGAGCAACGAGCATCACCCTCACCGAACGGGTCATCGTCCTTCACAAGAACTCGCAAGGTTTTCTCCATTAGGTTGA
- the LOC106319389 gene encoding fasciclin-like arabinogalactan protein 11, which translates to MATSRTFMSSNLFIFFLVMATTNGQAPAPTPSGPTNITAVLEKAGQYTMFIRLLKSTQAADQINTQLNSSSSQGLTVFAPTDNAFSSLKSGTLNSLSDQQKVQLVQFHVLPTLLTMPQFQTVSNPLRTQAGDGQNGKFPLNITSSGNQVNITTGVVSATVANSVYSDKQLAVYQVDQVLLPLAMFGSSSAPAPAPEKGGLVSKGSAPSGDDGGDSTDSSDTERIRYGLIFTTMAAIAAYSLWI; encoded by the coding sequence ATGGCTACTTCAAGAACATTCATGTCCTCTAATCTATTCATTTTCTTCCTTGTCATGGCTACAACCAATGGTCAGGCTCCAGCACCAACCCCTTCAGGTCCAACCAACATAACCGCAGTCCTAGAAAAGGCTGGTCAATACACAATGTTCATAAGACTCCTCAAGAGCACCCAAGCCGCAGACCAAATCAACACTCAGCTCAATTCTTCCTCCAGCCAAGGCCTAACTGTGTTTGCCCCTACCGACAACGCATTTAGCAGCCTCAAATCCGGAACCTTAAACTCGTTATCTGACCAGCAAAAGGTTCAGCTTGTTCAGTTCCATGTCCTTCCTACACTCTTGACCATGCCTCAGTTCCAAACCGTTAGTAACCCCTTACGCACGCAAGCTGGTGATGGACAAAACGGTAAATTCCCTCTTAACATTACTAGCTCCGGTAACCAAGTGAACATCACCACAGGAGTTGTCAGCGCAACGGTGGCTAACTCTGTCTACAGCGATAAGCAGCTCGCTGTGTATCAAGTGGATCAAGTTTTGTTGCCATTAGCAATGTTTGGTTCAAGCTCGGCTCCTGCTCCTGCGCCTGAGAAAGGTGGCTTGGTTTCGAAAGGTTCAGCTCCAAGTGGGGACGATGGAGGAGATTCTACTGATTCATCTGACACAGAAAGGATCAGATACGGTTTAATCTTCACCACCATGGCAGCCATTGCTGCTTATTCTCTGTGGATATAA
- the LOC106319378 gene encoding uncharacterized protein LOC106319378, translated as MMMDVDKRPQDISPAIMDGEITGEEISPSQHERWRCLVLDIELRAQEDSHGSKRFNFSPMASPRIGPSSSSRRRTNLKNVFTFRKNNNADIEEGSALVSNIPRTWSLTNLLTLKKSNKTESLPVTPLVHSNPESMHGSYTVDDDQVREHTLPIRRSRSVPTLIDKDGNAKPLGLLRVIPTPSRLDTKTSNDHDGGEDVPEEEAVCRICMVELGEDSEAFKMECMCKGELALAHKACTIKWFTIKGNITCDVCKQVVKNLPVTLLRVEDSSSQDRSRRTLNEWHDVPVLVIVSMLAYFCFLEQLLVMEMKSSAVAVALPFSCIIGLLASVISTTMVKRSYVWIFATVQFGLVVLFGHVFYSVLKQPVVCIVLATMIGFGLTMSGTTAINELFKWRRSHSHHQEPASTQVAPPQSQTAE; from the exons TAATG GATGGTGAGATCACAGGAGAGGAGATATCACCCAGCCAACACGAAAGATGGAGATGCCTTGTGTTAGATATAGAGCTGAGAGCACAAGAAGACTCTCATGGCTCAAAAAGGTTCAACTTCTCTCCCATGGCAAGTCCTAGAATCGGTCCTTCCTCTTCTTCAAGAAGAAGAACCAATCTCAAGAACGTCTTTACCTTCAGAAAGAACAACAATGCAGATATTGAGGAAGGTTCAGCTCTGGTCTCCAACATCCCAAGAACATGGTCTCTCACTAACCTCTTAACCCTTAAAAAATCCAACAAGACAGAGTCTTTACCAGTAACCCCGTTGGTTCACTCCAATCCTGAGTCAATGCACGGAAGCTACACCGTCGATGATGATCAAGTCAGAGAGCATACACTGCCTATTCGCCGTTCACGTTCTGTCCCTACACTCATTGATAAAGATGGAAATGCGAAGCCCTTAGGGCTTCTCCGTGTGATTCCTACTCCATCTCGGCTAGATACTAAGACAAGTAATGATCATGATGGGGGAGAAGATGTTCCGGAAGAGGAAGCTGTGTGCAGGATCTGTATGGTTGAGCTGGGAGAAGACTCAGAAGCTTTCAAGATGGAGTGCATGTGCAAAGGGGAGCTAGCTCTTGCCCACAAAGCATGCACCATCAAATGGTTCACTATCAAAGGGAACATAACGTGTGACGTGTGCAAACAAGTGGTGAAGAATCTCCCCGTGACGCTTCTCCGTGTGGAGGATTCTTCTTCTCAGGACCGGTCTAGGCGTACGTTAAACGAATGGCATGATGTGCCGGTTCTCGTCATTGTGAGCATGCTTGCTTACTTCTGTTTCCTCGAGCAGCTTTTGGTGATGGAGATGAAGTCTAGTGCCGTTGCAGTAGCTTTGCCATTCTCTTGCATTATTGGTCTTCTTGCATCGGTTATATCAACAACAATGG TGAAAAGGAGCTATGTGTGGATCTTTGCAACCGTTCAGTTTGGTTTAGTTGTCCTGTTCGGACATGTTTTCTACTCAGTT CTTAAGCAGCCGGTTGTGTGCATTGTCTTAGCCACTATGATCGGATTTGGACTCACCATGTCCGGCACAACGGCTATTAACGAGCTTTTTAAATGGAGGAGAAGCCATAGTCATCACCAGGAACCAGCAAGCACTCAGGTGGCTCCACCACAGTCTCAGACAGCAGAGTAG